AAGCCCTTTACCTCCCTTCACTTGACAATTCTCTGTAAACAGATCATCGGATAACCACGGTTATATCATTCTTACAATTTATGTATTCTAGCACAATCAAACCATCAGGTCATTAATCAGGGTGAAGACTTCCGCTTTGACACGTGCCAAGGTAGCATCCGCTTCAGCTCTGGTAGAACCTTTGATACAGAAATAAAAACGTATTTTTGGTTCCGTACCGGAAGGTCTTGCCATGACATATCCTCCCCCTTCAAAGGAAAAGCGAAGCGCATTCTCCCGAGGAAGATTGGTTTCTTCCGTCTTATTCTCCAGCGCATCCCACCGGACATTTTGCTGATAGTCATCAATAAACCGTACGCTGAGCCCCGCAACAGAAAGCGGCTTTGCCATCCGCAGTCTGTCCATTACAGCGGCAATCCGTTCCCGGCCTTCTTTGCCGCTCAGCGCAAAAGCGACCTGTTCATCGAGGAAAGTGCCGTAACGCGCAAAAAGTTCCGCCAGTATATCCGGTAAGGTTTTGTTCTCTATCTGCTTGTAATACAATGCCGCCTCAGCCAGCAGCGCAGAAGCCTGGACTGCATCCTTATCTCTGGCATACGTACCGGCCAGGTAACCATGGCTTTCTTCAAAGCCAAACAAAAATGTCCCCCAGCCCTGTACGTCCATCTCTTTGATCTTTTCTCCGATATATTTAAAGCCGACCAGCACATTCACTGTTTTGACGCCAAAATCAGCCGCAACTGCTTCGGCCAGGTCCGTAGAGGCTATCGTCTTGACGATCACGCCATTGTCCGGCAGTCTGTGGTTTCGTCTTCTTTGATCCAGGATATAATACGCCAGGATTACGCCAATCTGATTACCGGTAAAACGGCAATACTGACCATTTCTGTCCAGGGCATATGCTCCGAGGCGGTCTGCATCCGGATCGGTGGCCAGTACCAGGTCCGCCTGTGTCTTTTTTGCCAGTGTTAAAGCAAGCTCAAACGACTCCGGATCTTCCGGATTCGGGGATTTCACCGTCGGGAATTCCGGATCAGGTTGTTCCTGTTCTGCAACCATCCGGAAAGCCGTAAAGCCCATTTTGTTAAGGATGCTTTGAACAGGGATGCCGCCGGTTCCATGAAGCGGCGTGCAGACAATGTTCAGCTTTGTACCG
This genomic stretch from Dehalobacter restrictus DSM 9455 harbors:
- a CDS encoding phospho-sugar mutase, which gives rise to MYSEQKYDSTLKFWMENDYFDELSRRELAEITDLKELEDRFYTTLEFGTGGIRGVLGAGTNRLNRYVIRKVTQGLADTILEHGPEACQRGVVIAYDSRYFSEDFALEAALVLAVNQIKVYLFEGLRPTPELSFAVRYLQTIAGVNITASHNPKEYNGYKVYWEDGGQLPPAPAKQIITKMAEREDWRIVPADRIKALEEGMVQMVGDQVDAAYQAEILHSLLNTELTQTYGTKLNIVCTPLHGTGGIPVQSILNKMGFTAFRMVAEQEQPDPEFPTVKSPNPEDPESFELALTLAKKTQADLVLATDPDADRLGAYALDRNGQYCRFTGNQIGVILAYYILDQRRRNHRLPDNGVIVKTIASTDLAEAVAADFGVKTVNVLVGFKYIGEKIKEMDVQGWGTFLFGFEESHGYLAGTYARDKDAVQASALLAEAALYYKQIENKTLPDILAELFARYGTFLDEQVAFALSGKEGRERIAAVMDRLRMAKPLSVAGLSVRFIDDYQQNVRWDALENKTEETNLPRENALRFSFEGGGYVMARPSGTEPKIRFYFCIKGSTRAEADATLARVKAEVFTLINDLMV